One segment of Mus caroli chromosome 6, CAROLI_EIJ_v1.1, whole genome shotgun sequence DNA contains the following:
- the Apold1 gene encoding apolipoprotein L domain-containing protein 1, with protein MEKRAAWEPQGADALRRFQGLLLDRRGRLHSQVLRLREVARRLERLRRRSLAANVAGSSLSAAGALAAIVGLSLSPVTLGASLVASAVGLGVATAGGAVTITSDLSLIFCNSREVRRVQEIAATCQDQMRELLSCLEFFCQWQGRGDHQLLQSGRDASMALYNSVYFIVFFGSRGFLIPRRAEGATKVSQAVLKAKIQKLSESLESCTGALDELSEQLESRVQLCTKAGRGHNLRISADLDAALFF; from the coding sequence ATGGAGAAGCGGGCGGCCTGGGAGCCGCAGGGCGCCGATGCGCTGCGGCGCTTCCAAGGATTGCTGCTGGACCGCCGCGGCCGGCTGCACAGCCAAGTGCTGCGCTTGCGCGAAGTGGCCCGGAGGCTGGAGCGGCTACGCAGGCGCTCCCTGGCGGCCAACGTGGCGGGCAGCTCTCTGAGCGCCGCTGGCGCCCTGGCAGCCATCGTGGGGTTGTCACTCAGCCCGGTCACCCTGGGAGCCTCGCTCGTGGCGTCGGCCGTGGGCTTAGGGGTGGCCACCGCCGGAGGGGCAGTCACCATCACGTCCGACCTCTCTCTGATCTTCTGCAATTCCCGGGAGGTGCGGAGGGTACAGGAGATCGCCGCCACCTGCCAGGACCAGATGCGCGAGCTCCTGAGCTGCCTGGAGTTCTTCTGTCAGTGGCAGGGACGCGGGGATCACCAGCTGCTGCAGAGCGGGAGGGACGCCTCCATGGCTCTTTACAACTCTGTCTACTTCATTGTCTTCTTCGGCTCACGTGGCTTCCTCATCCCCAGACGTGCCGAGGGGGCCACCAAAGTCAGCCAGGCCGTCCTGAAGGCCAAGATTCAGAAACTGTCTGAGAGCCTGGAGTCGTGCACTGGCGCCCTGGATGAACTCAGTGAGCAGCTGGAGTCCCGGGTCCAGCTCTGCACCAAGGCCGGCCGTGGCCACAACCTCAGGATCTCCGCTGATCTGGACGCAGCGTTGTTTTTCTAA